GGAGACGAACCCCGCGTTGAAACTGTCGATCACCGCATCAATCTCGGCGTCCGTGGCCTCGCCCTCCACCACGATCCCGAGCAAGGCACCCACCGGCAGGGTTTCATCGCTCAAGGCCAACACCCGGCGCAACACGCCACTGAACGGCGCCTCGACGCTGCTGGAAATCTTGTCGGTTTCCACGTCCAGCACTTCTTCGCCCTTCTCTACCCGATCACCGGGTTGCTTGAGCCAGACGTCGATGCGACCTTCGGTCATCGACAGCCCCCACTTGGGCATGGTCAAGGTGTGGATCATGCGGCAGTCCTCTTGTCGGCGATTTTCAGCACGGCGGCTTCGATCTTCGCGGCATTGGGGATGTACAGGTCTTCCAGGGCATCGGAGAACGGCACCGGCGTGTGCGGCGCGGTGACCATCTCGATCGGCGCCCGCAGGAATGCAAAGCCTTGCTGCGCCACCAGCGCACTGATGTCGGTGGCGATGGAGCAGCGCGGGTTGGACTCGTCGATCACCACCAGGCGCCCGGTTTTCTCCACACTTTCCAGAATGCTGTCTTCGTCCAGCGGGCTGGTGGTGCGCAGGTCCAGCACTTCGCAGTCGATGCCTTGGCGCGCTAGGTTGGCGGCGGCTTCCAGGGCGATATGCACCATGCGCCCGTAAGTCACCAAGGTCACGTCGCGGCCTTCGCGCACAAAGTTGGCTTCGCCGAACGGCACGGTATACAGCTCTTGCGGCACCTCGCCTTGCAGACTGTAGAGCATCTTGTGTTCGAGGAAGATCACCGGGTCGTTATCGCGGATCGCCTGGATCAACATGCCCTTGGCGTCATAGGGCGTGGACGGGCACACCACCTTGAGGCCGGGAATGTGCGTCCACATCGACGTGAGCATCTGCGAATGCTGGGCGGCGGCGCGCAGGCCGGCACCGTACATGGCGCGGATCACCAGCGGCGTGGTGGTCTTGCCGCCGAACATGTAGCGGAACTTGGCGGCCTGGTTGAGCAACTGGTCGAGGCAGCAGCCGATAAAGTCGACGAACATCAATTCGCACACCGGGCGCATGCCACGGGTGGCGGCGCCGACGGCCATGCCCACGTAGCCGACCTCGGACAACGGTGCATCGAGCACGCGCTCGGGAAACTCCGGGTACAGGCCCTTGGTCACCCCGAGCACACCGCCCCAGGCGTCCTGCTCGCCGGGGGAACCGGTGCCGCCGGACACGTCCTGGCCGATGATGAACACGCTCTGGTCGCGGCGCATTTCCTGGGCCAGGGCTTCGTTGATTGCCTGCTGATAGCTGATTTTGCGAGCCATGAAATTCTCTCCGAAATTTATTGTTATTAGCGGTAGGCGACGTAGACGTCACTGAGCAGGTCGGCGGCCTGGGGCTTGGGATCGGACTTGGCCAGGCGCACCGCGTCTTCGATCAACTGGGCGACCTCGCCGTCGATGCGCTCGAACTGTCCGGCGTCAAGCCAACCTTCGGCCTGGCAACGCGTGCGAAACAGCACCAGGCAATCCTGGGATTCACGCAGTTTTTTCACTTCGTCCACGCCGCGATAAGTTTGCGCATCGCCTTCGAAGTGGCCGTAGAAGCGGCTCAACTTGACCTCCACCAGCGTCGGCCCCTCGCCGTTGCGCGCACGTTCTACCGCAACGCCCAAGGCTTGGTGCACGGCAAAAAAGTCATTGCCGTCGACGATGACGCCGGGCATGCCAAACCCCACGGCGCGCTCGGCGATGTCCTTGCACGCCACCGACCAGCCGGAGCCGGTCGCTTCGGCATAGCCGTTGTTCTCGGCGACGAACAGGCACGGCAGTTTCATGATCGCGGCCAGGTTCATCGCCTCGAACACCGCACCTTCGTTGGAGCCGCCGTCGCCGAAAAACGCCACGGCCACGCCCTGGCTGCCCTTGAGCTTGGAGGCCAGCGCTGCACCGGCGGCCAACGGCGCACCGGCACCGACAATGCCGTTGGCGCCGAGCATGCCCTTCTCCTGATCGGCGATGTGCATGGAGCCGCCCTTGCCGCCGCACACCCCGGTTTTCTTGCCATAGATTTCGGCCATCATGCCGAACACGTCCACGCCCTTGGCGATGCAATGGCCATGGCCACGGTGGTTGGAGGCGATACAGTCGTCATCGTTGAGGTGGGCCATGACCCCGGCGGCACTGGCTTCCTGGCCGGCATACAAGTGCACGAAACCGGGGATCTCGCCGGTGGCGAACTCCACGTGCAGGCGCTCTTCAAAATCACGGATGGTGCGCATCACGGTGTAGGCATGCAGCAATTGATCGGTGGACAGGTGAGTGGACATCTTGTTGTTCTCCGGTTGTCTCGACACACAGAAGGCTGGCTGCGGCCAGCTGTAAGCCCCTCAGCACAGCCTGTGCCAAATCATCAAAAAACCTGGCAAAGCCTTGATCCAGAGCAGTGCCGCGCGGTTGTGCGCAGGCTGCGCCACAGCACAGAATGAGACCGGCCATTGCAGCGTGCAGGCTGTGTCTCAGCGCGCGTGAGACGCAGCGTCTCACCCCGAGCCCTTGGTCAGGGCGCTCTTGTTCCGCTGTGCCCGTGGGCGCTTAATGGCGGGCATAACAACAAAGATCGAGAACCGGAGGCCTTATGCTCGCCGTGAACTCCAGAGAGCACGTCGACTGCGTCAGTCGCGTGGTCCGCAATGCCGAACGCCTGCCCCAGGCGCCGGTGCCGTCGTTGATTTTCGATTCATGGCGCCGCTCCATGGAACAACACCATCTGGACCCTGGCTCGCTGCAAGGGCCGCGCATCCTCACCGAACCCCTGCTCAAGGAATGCCGCGAACGCGCCGAGCTGTTCATGCGCATTGCAAGCGAAGCCGTCGGCCAATTGCACCACCGCGTGCGCCAGGCCGATTACTGCGTGATGCTCACCGACGCCCAGGGCCAGACCATCGACCACCGCGTGGACACGGCGATTCGCAGCGACTGCCGCAAGGCCGGCCTGTACCTGGGCACCTGCTGGTCGGAAGCCGAAGAAGGCACCTGCGGCGTAGCCACCGTGCTCACCAGCAAAGCCGCCGTGACCGTGCACAAGCGCGACCACTTTCGCGCGGCGTTCATCGGCCTCACCTGCTCCGCCGCGCCGATCTTCGACCCGCAGGGCAACCTGTTGGGCGTGATGGACGCCTCGGCGCTCAAATCCCCGGATGACCGGCGCAGCCAGCACCTGGTGCGGCAAATGGTGGCGCAGAGTGCCCAGGCCATCGAGAACGCCTTCTTCATGCACAGCGCTCGCCAGCACTGGGTACTGCAGGCGCACAGCACGCCGGGCTATGTGGACAGCCAGCCCGACCTGTTGCTGGCGTGGGACCAGGACGGACACCTGCAGGCCTTGAACAGCAAGGCGCGCCAGGCCCTGCGCCTGCGCTTTGGGCAAGTGCCGGAGCATATCGGCGAGGTGTTCGACCTGGACGCGTTGCGCGCGGTCACCGACCAGTCGACCCGGCAACTGTGCTGGCGGGGGCAATCGCAAGCCCTGCACGTACGGGTCAACACGCCACGGCGCGCACAAGCACGAGCACTGCCGAACACGGAGGTCGACCCGCGTGTGGATGAGCATCTGCGCCTGGCCGTGCGGGTCAAGGACCGTAACCTGCCGGTGCTGGTGCAGGGGGAAACCGGCGCGGGCAAGGAAGTCTTCGCCCGCCAACTGCATGAGCGCAGCGCCCGGCGGGACGGCCCTTTTGTGGCGGTGAACTGCGCGGCGATTCCCGAAAACCTGATCGAAAGCGAGCTGTTCGGCTACGTGGCCGGGGCCTTTACCGGCGCGTCCAGCAAAGGCATGCCGGGCCTGTTGGTGCAGGCCGATGGCGGCACATTGTTCCTGGATGAAATCGGTGACATGCCCCTGGCCTTGCAAACGCGCTTGCTGCGGGTGATGGCCGAGGGTGAAGTGGCGCCGCTGGGCGGGGCCAAGACCCGTACCGTGGATATCCAGGTGATCTGCGCCAGCCACCGCGACCTGGCGGCGCTGGTCAACGAGGGGCGCTTTCGCGAAGACCTGTACTTTCGCCTCGGCTGCGCGAGGTTCTGCCTGCCGCCCTTGCGCGAGCGCACCGACAAACTGGCGTTGATCAACCGGCTGCTGGAGCAGGAGGCGCGTACCAGCGGCGTGTCGCCGGGCATCAGCCAGGCCGCGCTGGAACGACTGCTGGGTTATGCCTGGCCGGGCAATGTGCGGCAACTGCGCCATGTGTTGGCGTATGCCTGCGCGGTGTGTGAGGGCGGTACACTGCAACTGTCAGACTTGCCGATGGAGGTGCGGGGCGAGTTGGTCGAGGCGCCGGCAGAACCGAGCGTCAGCCCGGAACGCCAGGTGGTGCTGGATGCGTTGATTCGGCATCGTTGGAAGCCGTTGCCGACGGCACAGGCGTTGGGGATTTCACGTGCAACGCTTTACAGACGGGTGAACCAACTGGGCATCGACATGCCTGGCAAGACCACCTGACACAACGCGGTCAACCCTGTGGGAGGGGCGGTGCGACGATTCGACTTGCCCCCGATAGCCATAGGTATCTACACAACTCCCGATGAGCGAAAAATCTATAGCCAAGATGCTGTTGTGGTGAGCGGGCTTGTCCCGCGCTGGGCTGCGCAGCAGCCCCAACAAGGACGCTACCGAATGTCAGGATTAACCGAGGCGCAGGTTTTAGGGTAGCTACGCAACCCAGCGCGGGACAAGCCCGCTCACCACAGAGAGGTTTTTCAGCTTTTAAAAGTTGTGTAAATACCTATGC
This region of Pseudomonas asgharzadehiana genomic DNA includes:
- a CDS encoding alpha-ketoacid dehydrogenase subunit beta, with the protein product MARKISYQQAINEALAQEMRRDQSVFIIGQDVSGGTGSPGEQDAWGGVLGVTKGLYPEFPERVLDAPLSEVGYVGMAVGAATRGMRPVCELMFVDFIGCCLDQLLNQAAKFRYMFGGKTTTPLVIRAMYGAGLRAAAQHSQMLTSMWTHIPGLKVVCPSTPYDAKGMLIQAIRDNDPVIFLEHKMLYSLQGEVPQELYTVPFGEANFVREGRDVTLVTYGRMVHIALEAAANLARQGIDCEVLDLRTTSPLDEDSILESVEKTGRLVVIDESNPRCSIATDISALVAQQGFAFLRAPIEMVTAPHTPVPFSDALEDLYIPNAAKIEAAVLKIADKRTAA
- a CDS encoding thiamine pyrophosphate-dependent dehydrogenase E1 component subunit alpha gives rise to the protein MSTHLSTDQLLHAYTVMRTIRDFEERLHVEFATGEIPGFVHLYAGQEASAAGVMAHLNDDDCIASNHRGHGHCIAKGVDVFGMMAEIYGKKTGVCGGKGGSMHIADQEKGMLGANGIVGAGAPLAAGAALASKLKGSQGVAVAFFGDGGSNEGAVFEAMNLAAIMKLPCLFVAENNGYAEATGSGWSVACKDIAERAVGFGMPGVIVDGNDFFAVHQALGVAVERARNGEGPTLVEVKLSRFYGHFEGDAQTYRGVDEVKKLRESQDCLVLFRTRCQAEGWLDAGQFERIDGEVAQLIEDAVRLAKSDPKPQAADLLSDVYVAYR
- a CDS encoding sigma-54-dependent Fis family transcriptional regulator, with amino-acid sequence MLAVNSREHVDCVSRVVRNAERLPQAPVPSLIFDSWRRSMEQHHLDPGSLQGPRILTEPLLKECRERAELFMRIASEAVGQLHHRVRQADYCVMLTDAQGQTIDHRVDTAIRSDCRKAGLYLGTCWSEAEEGTCGVATVLTSKAAVTVHKRDHFRAAFIGLTCSAAPIFDPQGNLLGVMDASALKSPDDRRSQHLVRQMVAQSAQAIENAFFMHSARQHWVLQAHSTPGYVDSQPDLLLAWDQDGHLQALNSKARQALRLRFGQVPEHIGEVFDLDALRAVTDQSTRQLCWRGQSQALHVRVNTPRRAQARALPNTEVDPRVDEHLRLAVRVKDRNLPVLVQGETGAGKEVFARQLHERSARRDGPFVAVNCAAIPENLIESELFGYVAGAFTGASSKGMPGLLVQADGGTLFLDEIGDMPLALQTRLLRVMAEGEVAPLGGAKTRTVDIQVICASHRDLAALVNEGRFREDLYFRLGCARFCLPPLRERTDKLALINRLLEQEARTSGVSPGISQAALERLLGYAWPGNVRQLRHVLAYACAVCEGGTLQLSDLPMEVRGELVEAPAEPSVSPERQVVLDALIRHRWKPLPTAQALGISRATLYRRVNQLGIDMPGKTT